The Chroicocephalus ridibundus chromosome 8, bChrRid1.1, whole genome shotgun sequence genome includes the window TTTAGGAAACAGCAATCTTCTATCTACCAGGGAAGTGTCCATACACTTTGGGCTGATGGCTGAAGCTGCAGATATTTGGTCATTATTTTGAAATCATAGTTTATCTGATTAAAGTAATTTATTCGTATCTAATATTGAACAAAATTTCATTATAAAGATAACGCAACTATAATACCAAAAAAACCAGTCAAACTTCTGCTGGATTAAAGAGTCATCTGTACCTTGTGCCCCATATTCACAACAATTGTGCTGTGATTATTTACAGAAACTACTAGCAGTGGTTTAACTCTTCATATGAAGGAAACTGAAGATCATCTGCATTTGGCCTTTCAGTACTCACAACAAAATGTAGAACATCTACtaaacagcaaaacacagaagTCAAAACAGCGTTACAAAACTGTGCAATAGAAACTGTGGCTCAGTCTACCCTTTGAAgacaaatttttttctgtgtaaacttTCTTCACTGAGAAAATTGCCCTTTTGTTTCAAGAATCTTTCACAGTTACCACAAATGTACGATTACCACAGTTCTACTTACAGACATTCCGAtgataaatataaaaacaagTTAGTGCTCTTTGCTAATAATTAGaacatgtatatatttacatttaatgAATATAAACAGCAATGTAGACATTAATTTACTCCGAAGAAAGTTCTCAAATTGCTGCATTTGATCGATTTATCTTCCTTAACATAATAATGATGCCTTTCCCACGACACTTTGAAAATAGGTATCTAACCTTGAATTCTATGTACAACAGAATGATAATTTCGTAAACTGTATGTGCTGTGCCTACTGGATATGCTGATGAATAACTGAACTCTAATTAAGGGTTATaattcctttggttttgtttccagctattttttttagagaaaagaggTAACACAtgtgtcttaaaaaaacccaccgaATTTCTGACTACAGAATTCATATTGCTAGAAATGTATAAACCACATTGCTGTACCATACTGCATATTAAATAGAGTTTAATTTTGTTTGGGgtagaaacaaggaagaaaaatgaagactgaagagTATGAAAATTATAAAGCACTTAAATTTTTGTGAAAGtactttaaatatgtattaatttataTACTTTTggtaagaaacaaaagcagaattcaTGGTTACCATAGTTACACATACTCTTTGTTGTGTTTCAATGCCACATGATCTGATTCAAAGTAATACACATCAGgctcttcctcatcatcctctgCAGTGTGGATGTTGGCACTCTCTTTGGCAGATGGTACATATCCAGCAACAAGTCTACCCTCAGAAAGTGGCTTTCTTAGTCCATCACTCCCATGATCTCCCGTATtacaatttctctctttttcattctgtttaatttcttcagACTTTTGGGGAGATCCATTGATATTATTAATACCTACAGGTACATTCTTTTCAGTGGGACTAAGATTATTTTCCTCAACCTGTCCGTTTTCTCTACAAGGAGAGTTATTTTTAGTAGGGCTACTTCTGGCAGGGGCAGCCCTTCGTGGTGAAGTTCTCAATGTATATCTGTGTTCTTGAAGTTCCGACATAGATGTCATTTGAGCTGAAACACAGTCCAGCACTGAAGAATGTGGTTCAGGTTCACCTGAGATTGATGCACTGTCATGATGAGTATTCGGGTTGCTATTGGTGTTTTCAGCACACTGTTCCTTAGAGGCACTACTATCTCCTACAACATCTACCTCCTCCTCCGAATCCCTTAACAAAGATGACTGGATTTCAGAAAAGGACCCTGTAGCTGGCTCATCTGCCTGATTAGCGTGCTCCTCAGGCAAGCAGTCATTTATTATTTTGTGGTCCTCTAACTTTACCTGTTCTTGAGAGTTTGTGCAAGGCACATAATGGTCTACAACACTGTCCTCCTTGCTGCTATTAAGCAACAATGAAGAATGGGCAAATGAGTTTCCATTTTCTGCTACTGTTTTGTCCTTGGACATACAGGAACCAGCACTGTTTTGCTTAGCGTTCCCATCAAGCTGACAGTCATCACAGTTAAGAGAATTTGAGTCTCTCTCACCAACTCCATTGACAGTCTGATAACCTGCGATCTCGTCAACTATTGCAGAATTATTAAATCCTTCTGCACAGACATTCACCTTTTTAACTTCCCTTTTGTCACAATCATCCAATATAAGACATCGACAAGCTCGCTTAGTCCCTGTGGAGACTGCATCATTGTCCGACACTAAGCTTTTATGCTCCAATGATTCCTTCTCTGTTTTAGTAGGCAAGTCTTCTTCTGAGCTGTTGGGCGCCTCTGAACGTAGACAGCGCTTAATCCTTTTCAAAACGGGCGAAACAggttctgcttgttttttttcacagttttccacAGTTTGTTTATCAACATTATCTTTTTCCGAAGTAGACAGCCCTCTCTTTCTAGGGCTCACCCATGATTCCCGAGCACTCTGTTGTTTCAAATCAGTAGTTCTTCCACCGTTACTTCCCTTCTGAGTTTGCACAGACTCTGGCCTCTTCTTTGGTGACCTTGACCGTATTTGAGGATGGGGTGAAACTTCCTCTGGATGAGCAATACTACGGTTTCTTAATGTTCTACCACAAAAGTTTTCATCCAAACCATTTAAACCCACTGTAGATCTTGTAACACGAGTAGATCGAGAAGCAGCCATACTATGGCAAGTCCCTAAAGTATGTTCATCATGATCCACTCATTGGGAAACCttcaaaaaaatgtaaacaaaacagtcagaaaaaatattttaagaacaacTACAGACAtagcaaatgtgaaaaatatattGTCAGAAATGTACCTAAAGTAAAACCGAAGATGCCTATGCAATCCATTAATACCACTTTTTTCTGTGGTATTTCCTTAGGGCATTAAAAAAGTTTTCCACCTAAGCTACAAAGTAGCTGACTTGGCATATGTGGTTGTTCTGGCTTTAGTACTTGTGTGTCAACGCTGTCCGTATTTATGTAAGGCTGGAATGTTCTAGTTAGGCTCCAGTTACtacaatacattatttttatgtattgtaCGTATTATATAATGTATTAGTATTATTGTTTGTCTGGTCAAATGACACGTATCAAATCACATTCTTAATATCCCACAGTTTCCAGTTACATGGTTTCACATACTAACAAGGAAGCCATTAAAATTGTATTTGCTTGTTCACCTGttgcttaaaacaaaaccaaatcaaaacaagtaaataacaaaacaaaattgcaATTCTAATttaacaaggaattaaaaaaaaaatcccaccagtaAAAAACAGTTACAGTCATTAATAGTAAAAATGAACTAAACCAAAATACCTGAaccagaatcataaaatcattcaAGTTGGAAAGGACTTTGTGAGGCAATCTAGTCCAACACTGCTCAAACGAACATCAAGACTAAATTCAGATTTAGTTACACAGGATATTGTCcagctgggtcttgaaaacctccaagtaCGGATgttccacaactgctctgggcaacctgttccagtgtttaattgTCCTTatagtgaaaatgttttttcttagaCCCAGGTGGGGCCTCCCCTATTTTTGCACCATTTACATCAATAAAAAGCCTAGCTCTATCTTCTCA containing:
- the ZZZ3 gene encoding ZZ-type zinc finger-containing protein 3 isoform X1, whose product is MAASRSTRVTRSTVGLNGLDENFCGRTLRNRSIAHPEEVSPHPQIRSRSPKKRPESVQTQKGSNGGRTTDLKQQSARESWVSPRKRGLSTSEKDNVDKQTVENCEKKQAEPVSPVLKRIKRCLRSEAPNSSEEDLPTKTEKESLEHKSLVSDNDAVSTGTKRACRCLILDDCDKREVKKVNVCAEGFNNSAIVDEIAGYQTVNGVGERDSNSLNCDDCQLDGNAKQNSAGSCMSKDKTVAENGNSFAHSSLLLNSSKEDSVVDHYVPCTNSQEQVKLEDHKIINDCLPEEHANQADEPATGSFSEIQSSLLRDSEEEVDVVGDSSASKEQCAENTNSNPNTHHDSASISGEPEPHSSVLDCVSAQMTSMSELQEHRYTLRTSPRRAAPARSSPTKNNSPCRENGQVEENNLSPTEKNVPVGINNINGSPQKSEEIKQNEKERNCNTGDHGSDGLRKPLSEGRLVAGYVPSAKESANIHTAEDDEEEPDVYYFESDHVALKHNKDYQRLLQTIAVLEAQRTQAVQDLESLGRHQREALKDPIGFVERLQKKVDMGLPYPQRVVQLPEIAWDQYTTSLGNFEREFKNRKRNSRRVKLIFDKVGIPARPKSPLDPKKDGESISYSVLPLSDGPEGSTNSRPQMIRGRLCDETKPETFNQLWTVEEQKKLEQLLLKYPPEEVESRRWQKIADELGNRTAKQVASRVQKYFIKLTKAGIPVPGRTPNLYLYSKKSSSRRQHPLNKHLFKPSTFMTSHEPPVYMDEDDDRSSFHSHMDTAAEEEVSDEESIPITYRELPEYKELLEFKKLKKQKLQQMHAESGFVQHVGFKCDNCGIEPIQGVRWHCQDCPQEMSLDFCDSCSDCLHETEIHKEDHQLEPIYRAETFLDRDYCMSQGTSYNYLDPNYFPANR
- the ZZZ3 gene encoding ZZ-type zinc finger-containing protein 3 isoform X2; its protein translation is MAASRSTRVTRSTVGLNGLDENFCGRTLRNRSIAHPEEVSPHPQIRSRSPKKRPESVQTQKGSNGGRTTDLKQQSARESWVSPRKRGLSTSEKDNVDKQTVENCEKKQAEPVSPVLKRIKRCLRSEAPNSSEEDLPTKTEKESLEHKSLVSDNDAVSTGTKRACRCLILDDCDKREVKKVNVCAEGFNNSAIVDEIAGYQTVNGVGERDSNSLNCDDCQLDGNAKQNSAGSCMSKDKTVAENGNSFAHSSLLLNSSKEDSVVDHYVPCTNSQEQVKLEDHKIINDCLPEEHANQADEPATGSFSEIQSSLLRDSEEEVDVVGDSSASKEQCAENTNSNPNTHHDSASISGEPEPHSSVLDCVSAQMTSMSELQEHRYTLRTSPRRAAPARSSPTKNNSPCRENGQVEENNLSPTEKNVPVGINNINGSPQKSEEIKQNEKERNCNTGDHGSDGLRKPLSEGRLVAGYVPSAKESANIHTAEDDEEEPDVYYFESDHVALKHNKDYQRLLQTIAVLEAQRTQAVQDLESLGRHQREALKDPIGFVERLQKKVDMGLPYPQRVVQLPEIAWDQYTTSLGNFEREFKNRKRNSRRVKLIFDKGIPARPKSPLDPKKDGESISYSVLPLSDGPEGSTNSRPQMIRGRLCDETKPETFNQLWTVEEQKKLEQLLLKYPPEEVESRRWQKIADELGNRTAKQVASRVQKYFIKLTKAGIPVPGRTPNLYLYSKKSSSRRQHPLNKHLFKPSTFMTSHEPPVYMDEDDDRSSFHSHMDTAAEEEVSDEESIPITYRELPEYKELLEFKKLKKQKLQQMHAESGFVQHVGFKCDNCGIEPIQGVRWHCQDCPQEMSLDFCDSCSDCLHETEIHKEDHQLEPIYRAETFLDRDYCMSQGTSYNYLDPNYFPANR